From the Cryptomeria japonica chromosome 2, Sugi_1.0, whole genome shotgun sequence genome, one window contains:
- the LOC131035257 gene encoding disease resistance protein RFL1-like, producing the protein MFQRYRTHLKLGQTFSHETQTLRPPAVNEWLKKLDSLVRQAADVAEQCCIRLPTNNVISRYRMSLRIREIIASVEEHLKQVALIGITTMLASNEELGRGLQRIEQKLDDLGTAATSSNYPTATQRFQPVNEPLIVGQDDVFSKLREKLIDEGEGLTCLGVVAMGGAGKTLLLKTVFNSKEVQDSFKQDLVLWLTVSHNPSLSALARHLGRQIALQINQLFDEGGGQDDYVKRWIYEKMKSRRFLLFLDDDWENSSDGLLEPGGVGRAGCNGRHLQTGSERQGQKSFGKIRNKLNPDVENKLYNRLRLSYDALARYNPHLQLCYLYIGAFKEDEFMYVEDLINLWIGEGLVTTNRPGYDPLEIGRAQVNVLLDRCLIEGSVMDADGQVMVCSMHDVLHDLALQIAELEENCLYRAGKNLQLFPENECKGQSRISLMENNFASVPDSFEGGQVLSMLLSENKNLTIFSARAMATMTRVRVLDLGGTSIQELPSSFGRMKQLVCLRLARLPINKLPESITELNKLQILDLSTCNQLECLPSGIGKLVSLKYLDFCYCQRLQSLPSGISRLLSLQYLRSEGC; encoded by the exons ATGTTCCAGAGGTATCGGACGCACCTGAAGCTCGGCCAAACTTTTAGCCACGAGACACAAACGCTACGGCCCCCGGCTGTGAACGAGTGGTTGAAAAAACTCGATTCGCTTGTCAGACAGGCCGCCGATGTTGCAGAGCAGTGTTGCATACGCTTACCGACTAATAATGTGATTTCTCGCTACCGCATGAGCTTGAGGATACGGGAAATCATTGCAAGCGTTGAAGAGCATCTGAAGCAGGTTGCTTTGATTGGTATAACGACCATGCTTGCCAGCAATGAGGAGCTCGGGCGAGGTCTCCAACGTATTGAACAAAAATTGGACGATCTCGGCACTGCAGCCACCTCGTCGAATTATCCAACAGCAACACAGAGGTTTCAGCCAGTGAACGAACCCCTTATTGTGGGACAAGATGATGTGTTTTCTAAGCTGCGGGAGAAATTAATAGATGAAGGGGAAGGGCTAACTTGCCTGGGAGTGGTTGCCATGGGCGGAGCTGGCAAAACTCTGCTTTTGAAAACTGTGTTCAATAGTAAAGAGGTgcaggatagttttaagcaggatCTGGTGCTTTGGCTCACGGTGTCACATAATCCTTCTCTTTCTGCTCTCGCCCGTCACCTTGGAAGGCAAATTGCTCTGCAAATCAATCAGCTGTTTGATGAAGGAGGCGGCCAAGACGATTATGTGAAGCGGTGGATCTATGAAAAGATGAAAAGCAGGAGGTTTTTGCTGTTCCTGGACGATGATTGGGAAAACAGCAGCGACGGTTTGCTGGAGCCTGGAGGCGTTGGGCGTGCCGGTTGTAACGGTCGGCACCTGCAAACTGGTAGTGAGCGCCAGGGACAGAAAAGTTTTGGGAAAATTAGGA ACAAGCTTAATCCGGATGTGGAGAACAAGCTTTACAACCGTTTGAGGCTCAGCTACGATGCTCTGGCCAGGTACAATCCTCATCTACAACTGTGCTATCTTTACATAGGTGCCTTTAAGGAAGATGAATTTATGTATGTGGAGGATCTCATTAACTTGTGGATTGGGGAAGGACTAGTTACAACCAATCGCCCAGGTTACGATCCCTTGGAAATTGGGCGGGCTCAAGTAAATGTGCTCTTAGATCGTTGTCTAATCGAGGGCAGCGTAATGGATGCGGACGGGCAGGTTATGGTATGTTCCATGCACGATGTGCTGCATGATTTAGCTCTGCAGATAGCGGAGTTGGAAGAGAATTGTTTGTACAGGGCGGGCAAAAACCTACAGTTGTTTCCAGAAAATGAGTGCAAGGGGCAAAGCAGGATTTCCTTGATGGAGAACAATTTTGCCTCTGTTCCGGATTCATTCGAGGGTGGACAAGTCCTTTCCATGCTGCTGTCCGAGAACAAGAACCTCACAATTTTTTCTGCGCGAGCCATGGCCACAATGACTCGGGTTCGAGTTCTGGACCTTGGAGGCACGTCAATTCAGGAGCTACCTTCCAGCTTTGGACGCATGAAACAGCTTGTTTGCTTGCGGTTGGCCCGCCTGCCAATTAACAAATTGCCTGAAAGCATCACCGAGCTAAACAAGCTTCAGATCCTGGATCTTTCCACCTGCAATCAACTGGAATGCTTGCCCTCGGGGATTGGTAAACTTGTCTCTTTGAAGTACTTGGACTTCTGCTACTGTCAGCGTCTGCAGTCTTTACCCTCTGGGATTTCCAGGCTTCTGTCTCTTCAGTATTTGCGATCGGAAGGATGTTGA